A portion of the Cydia fagiglandana chromosome 7, ilCydFagi1.1, whole genome shotgun sequence genome contains these proteins:
- the LOC134666268 gene encoding uncharacterized protein LOC134666268 yields MSKPIKSSARRLIYTMMCKFKAKQEERASAFREKERYFHEIMAATERIRDKADDSSLNELNDINNAVKSLQQLEENSRLKTEIQFVQEISAMTDVGTATIKRIKKEGQSNAGVWNTPGKKRPHKPTVANLDSFDINAIRQKINEYYTVKKQVPTLRTLLTDLRESIGFTGCRETLRKILLSNGFEFKKNINERSIIMERYDIAAWRHRFLRAISKYRQQEKPLIYLDETYIHQNYRPKKSWQGPSTSGVIEKISPGKRFIIVHAGSEKGFVPNALLVFSTKSMSADYHHDMNRQNFLKWLQEKLIPNLREPSVIIMNNASYHSTQVNKPPTMHQRKAEIQDWLTTNGIDYETYMSKEELMCLVDKYKPDPKYEVDEILKENGHEVLRLPPYHCDLNAIEQIWSLAKRKVGSKNMGLSVKEVEKAISTEFGTVTPEDWKKCTDHVLHVEQKYIERDGIVTTLEPFIINVTSDRDSSSESEEPVEFLESDFDYDS; encoded by the exons ATGTCGAAACCCATAAAAAGTTCAGCTAGGAGGTTAATTTATACAATGATGTGTAAATTTAAAGCAAAACAAGAAGAGCGAGCCTCTGCCTTTCGCgagaaagaacgatatttccatGAAATAATGGCTGCCACAG agaGGATAAGAGATAAAGCCGATGACAGCAGCTTAAATGAGTTGAATGATATTAATAATGCTGTGAAGAGTTTACAACAACTAGAGGAAAATAGTCGGCTCAAAACGGAAATTCAATTTGTGCAAGAAATTTCTGCAATGACAG ATGTTGGTACAGCTACTatcaaaagaataaaaaaagaagGACAGTCAAATGCAGGTGTTTGGAATACTCCCGGGAAAAAGCGTCCACATAAACCAACAGTTGCCAATTTGGATAGTTTTGACATTAACGCGATCAGGCAGAAGATCAATGAATACTACACAGTGAAGAAACAGGTGCCTACTTTACGTACCTTGTTAACAGATTTAAGAGAGAGCATAGGATTTACCGGATGTCGTGAAACGTTGCGCAAAATTTTATTATCCAATGGCTTTGagttcaaaaaaaatataaacgaaCGTAGTATAATCATGGAGAGATATGACATAGCAGCATGGAGGCACAGATTTTTGAGAGCCATTAGTAAATACCGCCAGCAAGAAAAGCCGTTAATTTATTTGGATGAAACATATATTCATCAAAATTATAGGCCAAAAAAATCATGGCAAGGTCCATCTACTAGCGGCGTGATTGAAAAAATTTCCCCAGGAAAACGTTTCATTATTGTACATGCCGGGTCCGAAAAAGGATTTGTGCCTAATGCCCTCTTGGTTTTTAGCACAAAATCTATGTCAGCTGATTATCATCACGACATGAACCGACAGAACTTTTTAAAATGGCTGCAAGAGAAATTAATCCCTAATTTAAGGGAACCAAGtgtaataataatgaataacgcAAGTTATCATTCAACTCAGGTAAATAAACCACCCACAATGCATCAGAGAAAGGCAGAAATTCAAGATTGGCTCACTACCAATGGAATTGATTATGAAACTTACATGTCGAAGGAAGAGCTGATGTGTCTGGTGGACAAATACAAGCCCGACCCAAAATATGAGGTCGACgaaattttaaaagaaaatggaCATGAAGTTCTACGGTTGCCCCCATACCATTGTGACCTTAACGCCATTGAACAAATATGGAGTTTAGCTAAAAGGAAAGTTGGTAGCAAAAATATGGGTCTCAGTGTAAAAGAAGTGGAAAAAGCGATTTCGACGGAATTTGGGACGGTAACTCCAGAGGACTGGAAAAAATGCACTGATCATGTACTGCACGTGGAACAAAAATATATAGAACGAGATGGAATCGTCACAACATTAGAACCATTCATTATAAATGTAACCAGTGACAGGGACTCAAGCAGTGAGTCTGAGGAGCCAGTTGAGTTTTTGGAATCTGATTTTGACTATGATAGTTAG
- the LOC134665679 gene encoding THAP domain-containing protein 2-like has protein sequence MVSCAVANCKNTSVKITKHTNGITFHRFPRDKKRRRQWEVAVDRENWSATASSAVCSEHFDAKDFYVTDSGLRRLSVEAVPVINISICQPRAQTVTELQPADISPTDSEEVIKLKYKLRRLEIVSSNRKRRIYELWKSNKKFKKKLQQMKTVIKHLIQNKKHTEKIGAEQYTSPDLESIDIQNLDMQNVEMSCELENK, from the exons ATGGTAAGCTGCGCAGTCGCTAACTGCAAAAATACTTCAGTTAAAATTACGAAACACACAAATGGGATTACGTTTCACAG GTTTCCTCGTGATAAAAAGCGTCGTCGGCAATGGGAGGTGGCTGTGGACCGGGAGAACTGGTCGGCCACCGCCTCGAGCGCCGTGTGTTCAGAACATTTTGATGCAAAGGACTTCTATGTGACCGACTCCGGGCTGCGTCGGCTGTCGGTTGAGGCGGTGCCTGTTATTAATATCTCT ATATGCCAGCCGAGAGCTCAAACGGTAACTGAACTACAGCCAGCCGACATCAGTCCCACAGATTCCGAAGAAGTTATCAAACTGAAGTACAAATTACGAAGATTAGAAATAGTCTCCTCTAACAGAAAGCGAAGGATCTATGAGCTATGGAAGagtaataaaaaatttaaaaagaaattacagCAAATGAAAACTGttataaaacatttaatacagaACAAGAAACATACAGAAAAAATAGGTGCGGAGCAATATACTAGTCCAGATTTAGAAAGTATTGACATACAAAACCTAGATATGCAGAATGTTGAAATGTCTTGTGAATTGGAAAATAAGTGA